One segment of Nostoc flagelliforme CCNUN1 DNA contains the following:
- the tkt gene encoding transketolase, which yields MTVATQSAKELSVEELAINSIRFLAVDAVEKAKSGHPGLPMGAAPMAFVLWDRFLKFNPKNPKWFNRDRFVLSAGHGSMLQYALLYLAGYDSVTIEDIKQFRQWESKTPGHPENFMTPGVEVTTGPLGQGIANGVGLAIAEAHLAAKFNKPDTKIVDHYTYVIVGDGCNMEGISGEACSFAGHLGLGKLIALYDDNHISIDGSTDVAFTEDVSKRFEAYGWHVQHVEDGNTDLEAIAKAIEAAKAVTDKPSFIKVTTIIGYGSPNKANTAGVHGAALGADEIALTRKNLGWEYEPFDVPQEALNHTRKAVERGASYEAEWNKTFADYKAKYGQEAAELERYISGKLPDGWDKVLPTYTPEDKGLPTRKHSETCLNKLAAVLPELIGGSADLTHSNLTEIKGKGDFQKGHYENPNIHFGVREHAMGAICNGIALHTSGLIPYGATFLIFTDYMRAAIRLSALSQAGVIWVMTHDSIGQGEDGPTHQPIETLASLRAIPNLLVFRPADGNETSGAYKIAIEKAKQNAPSLLAFTRQNVPNLAGTSIEGVAKGGYTVVDSEGTPDIILIGTGSELSLAVGAAEKLTAEGKKVRVVSLPSWELFEAQDAAYKESILPKAVTKRLSVEAAASFGWHKYVGTEGDTVSIDRFGASAPGGVCLEKFGFSVDNVLAKAKQLLG from the coding sequence ATGACTGTTGCAACCCAATCCGCCAAAGAATTGTCCGTCGAAGAACTGGCTATTAACTCGATCCGCTTCTTGGCTGTTGATGCCGTAGAAAAGGCAAAGTCGGGACACCCAGGACTACCAATGGGCGCAGCTCCTATGGCTTTTGTCCTCTGGGATCGCTTTTTGAAGTTTAATCCCAAGAATCCCAAATGGTTTAACCGCGATCGCTTTGTCTTGTCTGCCGGTCATGGCTCGATGTTGCAGTACGCCCTACTGTACCTGGCAGGCTACGATAGCGTCACCATTGAAGATATCAAACAATTCCGTCAATGGGAATCCAAAACCCCTGGACACCCCGAAAACTTCATGACCCCAGGCGTGGAAGTCACAACTGGTCCCTTGGGTCAAGGAATTGCCAATGGAGTTGGTTTAGCGATCGCCGAAGCGCACCTTGCCGCTAAATTTAACAAACCCGATACCAAGATTGTTGACCATTATACTTACGTAATTGTAGGTGACGGTTGCAACATGGAAGGAATTTCCGGTGAAGCTTGTTCTTTTGCAGGACACTTGGGATTAGGCAAACTCATCGCTCTGTACGACGACAACCACATTTCCATCGACGGTTCCACAGATGTGGCATTTACCGAAGATGTTTCCAAGCGGTTTGAAGCTTACGGTTGGCACGTTCAACATGTTGAAGATGGCAATACCGATTTAGAAGCGATCGCTAAAGCAATTGAAGCGGCTAAAGCTGTCACCGATAAGCCTTCTTTTATCAAGGTAACAACCATTATTGGTTACGGTTCTCCCAATAAAGCAAACACTGCTGGTGTTCACGGTGCTGCCTTGGGTGCAGACGAAATAGCATTGACTCGGAAAAATTTGGGTTGGGAATACGAGCCTTTTGATGTTCCACAAGAAGCCCTCAACCACACACGCAAAGCAGTAGAGCGCGGCGCAAGCTACGAAGCCGAATGGAACAAAACATTTGCTGACTACAAAGCTAAGTATGGCCAAGAAGCGGCTGAATTAGAACGCTACATTAGTGGTAAGCTACCCGACGGTTGGGATAAGGTACTACCCACCTACACCCCCGAAGACAAAGGACTGCCCACCCGTAAACACTCAGAAACCTGCCTCAACAAACTAGCGGCAGTATTACCTGAATTGATTGGTGGTTCGGCTGACTTAACCCACTCCAACCTGACCGAAATCAAAGGTAAGGGCGACTTCCAAAAAGGGCACTACGAAAACCCCAACATCCACTTTGGTGTGCGGGAACATGCTATGGGCGCAATCTGTAATGGTATAGCGCTGCACACTTCAGGATTAATCCCCTACGGTGCTACCTTCTTGATCTTCACAGATTACATGCGTGCTGCCATCCGCTTATCTGCTCTTTCCCAAGCTGGCGTGATTTGGGTGATGACTCACGATTCCATTGGACAAGGTGAAGATGGGCCAACACACCAACCCATTGAAACTCTAGCTTCCTTGCGAGCTATTCCTAATTTATTAGTGTTTCGTCCCGCAGACGGTAACGAAACCTCTGGCGCTTACAAAATAGCGATTGAAAAAGCGAAGCAAAATGCTCCGTCTCTGTTGGCGTTCACCCGTCAAAACGTACCCAACTTGGCAGGTACATCAATTGAGGGTGTGGCGAAGGGTGGATACACCGTTGTTGATAGCGAAGGTACACCTGATATCATCTTGATTGGTACTGGTTCAGAATTGAGCCTCGCCGTTGGCGCAGCCGAAAAACTTACAGCCGAAGGTAAGAAAGTTCGTGTTGTTTCGCTACCTTCATGGGAACTTTTTGAAGCACAGGATGCGGCTTATAAAGAGTCCATTCTGCCAAAAGCTGTTACCAAGCGTTTGTCTGTAGAAGCTGCCGCTAGTTTCGGTTGGCACAAATACGTGG
- the lpxD gene encoding UDP-3-O-(3-hydroxymyristoyl)glucosamine N-acyltransferase, with protein sequence MKFSEILRQFGDAATNHSLTSNPDHDPEITGVAAIDEASNGTLSYVEGAKFGTFVAKTNASALILPQDEKLQVLAQKSGIVWLTTPDPRLLFAKAIALFYQPYRPIPEIHPTAVIHSTAKVGNDVYIGPHVVIQQGVEIGDGAIIHPNVVIYPDAKIGDRTTLHANSTIHERTRIGADCVIHSGAVIGAEGFGFVPTRTGWLKMEQSGYTVLEDGVEVGCNSAIDRPAVGETRVGRNTVIDNLVQIGHGCQIGSGCAIAGQVGMAGGVKLGNRVILAGQTGIANQVKIGDGAMTSAQTGIHSDVAPGEVVCGSPAIPYKLYLKVCAVYSRLPDMYQSLKQLQRKFKDSND encoded by the coding sequence ATGAAATTCAGCGAAATTCTCCGCCAATTTGGTGATGCCGCTACCAATCATAGCCTGACGAGCAACCCAGACCATGACCCAGAAATTACAGGGGTAGCAGCCATTGATGAAGCTAGCAACGGGACTCTTAGCTACGTAGAAGGGGCAAAATTTGGGACTTTTGTCGCTAAAACCAATGCTAGTGCTTTAATTTTGCCCCAAGACGAAAAATTACAAGTGCTTGCACAAAAGAGCGGTATTGTCTGGCTTACAACCCCAGATCCACGATTATTGTTTGCCAAAGCGATCGCACTTTTTTACCAACCATATCGCCCTATCCCAGAAATTCATCCCACTGCTGTGATTCACTCCACCGCAAAAGTTGGTAATGATGTTTACATTGGGCCCCATGTTGTGATTCAGCAAGGGGTAGAAATTGGTGATGGCGCAATTATCCATCCCAATGTGGTGATTTATCCAGATGCCAAAATAGGCGATCGCACCACCTTACACGCCAATAGTACCATCCACGAACGCACCCGCATTGGTGCAGATTGTGTGATTCACAGTGGTGCTGTCATCGGCGCAGAAGGCTTTGGTTTTGTTCCTACCCGGACTGGTTGGTTAAAAATGGAACAATCCGGCTATACAGTCTTAGAAGATGGCGTGGAAGTTGGCTGCAACAGTGCAATTGACCGCCCAGCCGTCGGAGAAACACGGGTAGGTCGCAATACAGTAATTGATAACTTAGTGCAAATAGGTCATGGTTGCCAAATCGGTTCTGGCTGTGCGATCGCAGGTCAGGTTGGCATGGCGGGAGGTGTTAAACTAGGAAATCGCGTTATTTTAGCTGGACAAACAGGAATAGCCAACCAAGTGAAGATTGGAGATGGGGCAATGACATCTGCTCAAACTGGAATTCACAGCGATGTTGCACCAGGAGAAGTTGTCTGCGGATCTCCAGCCATTCCTTACAAACTATATCTCAAGGTATGTGCTGTTTATAGTCGCCTACCAGATATGTATCAATCGCTAAAACAATTGCAACGTAAATTCAAAGATAGCAATGATTAA
- a CDS encoding BaiN/RdsA family NAD(P)/FAD-dependent oxidoreductase — protein MLPLRIVVIGGGAAGFFGAIACAKANPDAQVTLLEASRQPLAKVLISGGGRCNVTHACFLPEELVQNYPRGAKALRGALTRFGPQDTVAWFAAGGVYLKTEADGRMFPVTNTSETIVECLIKAVATSGVKLRIGTHVTSVTAADGGFDILLKSGEPITCDRLLLATGSSLVGYKIIKELGHQIEPPVPSLFTFNIADPQLRALAGVSVNPVQLRLSGGGKSQLQQIGPLLITHWGLSGPAVLKLSAWGARVLHESRYQATLLINWLPQLQQEEVREKVLAVKDEWGKKAIALHRGVDLPHRLWQYIIARAGITTEDRWAEISSKTLNKLVQELTQGQYLINGKGAFKEEFVTCGGVNLKEVNFKTMESRLVPGLYFAGEILDIDGVTGGFNFQSAWTTGYLAGIAMATSN, from the coding sequence TTGCTACCGTTACGAATCGTAGTTATTGGGGGTGGAGCAGCAGGATTTTTTGGCGCGATCGCTTGTGCTAAAGCCAATCCTGATGCCCAAGTTACTTTACTCGAAGCCAGTCGTCAACCCCTAGCGAAAGTGCTAATTTCTGGTGGCGGACGCTGCAACGTTACTCACGCTTGCTTTTTGCCTGAAGAGTTAGTGCAAAATTACCCCAGAGGTGCAAAAGCTTTGCGGGGGGCTTTGACTCGGTTTGGGCCTCAAGACACAGTAGCTTGGTTTGCTGCTGGTGGAGTGTATCTAAAAACTGAAGCCGATGGCCGGATGTTTCCTGTCACCAATACTTCAGAAACCATTGTGGAATGTCTGATTAAAGCGGTGGCGACATCTGGGGTAAAACTCCGTATAGGTACACACGTAACTTCAGTGACCGCAGCAGATGGGGGGTTTGATATTCTTCTGAAGTCGGGAGAGCCGATCACATGCGATCGCTTACTTCTCGCTACCGGCAGTAGCCTTGTAGGTTATAAAATTATCAAAGAGTTAGGTCATCAAATAGAACCGCCAGTACCCTCTTTATTTACCTTCAACATTGCTGATCCTCAATTGCGGGCTTTAGCTGGAGTTAGTGTTAACCCTGTGCAATTGCGGTTATCTGGGGGTGGAAAATCCCAATTACAACAAATTGGCCCATTGCTAATTACCCACTGGGGTTTGAGTGGCCCGGCTGTTCTGAAGCTTTCTGCTTGGGGTGCGAGAGTTCTGCACGAAAGCCGCTATCAAGCCACGTTATTGATTAATTGGCTGCCCCAATTGCAACAAGAAGAAGTGCGAGAAAAAGTTTTAGCAGTCAAAGATGAATGGGGAAAGAAAGCGATCGCATTGCATCGCGGCGTTGATCTCCCCCATCGTCTCTGGCAATATATCATTGCCCGTGCAGGCATTACCACAGAAGACCGTTGGGCAGAAATATCTAGTAAAACCTTAAATAAACTGGTGCAAGAACTTACTCAGGGGCAATACTTAATCAACGGCAAAGGAGCTTTTAAAGAAGAATTTGTTACCTGTGGCGGTGTCAATCTCAAAGAAGTCAACTTTAAGACGATGGAAAGTAGATTAGTTCCTGGTCTTTATTTTGCCGGAGAAATCTTAGATATTGATGGCGTCACTGGTGGGTTTAACTTCCAAAGTGCTTGGACAACTGGGTATTTAGCAGGGATAGCGATGGCAACTAGCAATTAG
- the acpP gene encoding acyl carrier protein, with the protein MSQTELFDKVKKIVTEQLSVEDPGKITPQSKFMEDLGADSLDTVELVMALEEEFDIEIPDEAAEQIVSVQDAVDYINNKVTASA; encoded by the coding sequence ATGAGCCAAACGGAACTTTTTGATAAGGTTAAGAAAATCGTCACCGAACAACTGAGTGTTGAAGATCCAGGCAAAATCACTCCCCAGTCCAAATTTATGGAAGATTTAGGAGCAGATTCTTTGGATACAGTTGAACTGGTGATGGCTTTGGAAGAAGAATTTGATATCGAAATTCCTGACGAAGCTGCCGAACAGATTGTATCGGTTCAAGACGCAGTAGATTACATCAATAACAAAGTTACCGCATCAGCTTAA
- the fabF gene encoding beta-ketoacyl-ACP synthase II — protein sequence MTDYTRKRVVVTGVGAITPIGNTATEFWDGLLSGRNGIDRITFFDASRHDCRIAGEVKNFDPHDYLERKEAKRMDRFAQFGVSAAKQALANAQLVINELNAEQVGVMIGSGVGGIKVLEDQQTIYLNRGPDRCSPFMIPMMIANMAAGLTAIHTGAKGPNSCPVTACAAGSNAVGDAFRLIQGGYAQAMICGGTESAVTPLSMAGFAACKALSFRNDDPYRACRPFDRDRDGFVLGEGSGILILEELQHALSRGAHIYAEMIGYGMTCDAYHITSPVPGGLGAARAIELALKDANITPEQISYINAHGTSTPANDSTETSAIKKALGEHAYKVAISSTKSMTGHLLGGSGGIEAVATVLAIANDQIPPTINLENPDPECDLDYVPNFSRAQKVEVAISNSFGFGGHNVTLAFKKYV from the coding sequence ATGACAGATTATACACGTAAACGCGTTGTTGTAACTGGTGTTGGCGCGATTACACCTATCGGTAACACAGCAACAGAATTTTGGGATGGATTATTGAGTGGACGTAATGGCATTGACCGCATCACATTTTTTGATGCGTCTCGCCATGATTGCCGCATTGCTGGTGAAGTAAAAAACTTCGATCCACATGATTACTTAGAGCGCAAAGAGGCCAAGCGCATGGATCGATTTGCCCAATTTGGGGTTTCGGCAGCAAAACAGGCTCTAGCTAACGCGCAGTTAGTTATTAATGAACTGAATGCAGAACAAGTAGGTGTCATGATCGGTTCTGGCGTTGGTGGCATTAAGGTATTAGAAGACCAGCAAACTATCTACCTCAACCGTGGGCCCGATCGCTGTAGTCCATTCATGATACCGATGATGATCGCCAATATGGCAGCAGGATTAACGGCAATCCACACGGGTGCTAAAGGGCCAAATTCCTGCCCAGTAACTGCTTGCGCTGCTGGCTCTAACGCTGTAGGCGATGCTTTTCGCTTAATTCAAGGGGGATATGCCCAGGCGATGATTTGCGGCGGAACAGAGTCTGCTGTGACACCATTATCGATGGCTGGGTTTGCCGCTTGTAAAGCCCTCTCTTTTCGCAATGACGATCCGTATAGAGCTTGCCGTCCCTTTGACCGCGATCGCGATGGATTTGTCTTGGGTGAAGGTTCAGGAATTTTAATTCTCGAAGAACTGCAACACGCCCTCAGTCGCGGCGCTCACATTTATGCCGAAATGATCGGCTATGGTATGACCTGTGACGCTTACCATATCACTTCCCCTGTCCCTGGTGGACTCGGAGCAGCTAGAGCAATAGAACTAGCGCTCAAAGATGCCAACATAACTCCCGAACAGATTAGCTATATTAATGCTCACGGCACTAGTACCCCAGCTAATGATTCAACTGAAACCTCAGCAATCAAAAAAGCTTTGGGAGAACATGCTTATAAGGTGGCAATTAGCTCCACCAAATCAATGACAGGTCATTTATTAGGCGGTTCTGGAGGTATTGAAGCAGTCGCAACAGTGCTAGCGATCGCTAATGACCAAATTCCACCGACAATCAATCTGGAAAATCCCGATCCAGAGTGTGACCTAGATTACGTGCCTAACTTTAGCCGCGCTCAAAAAGTTGAGGTGGCAATATCCAATTCTTTTGGGTTTGGCGGTCATAATGTCACACTGGCCTTTAAGAAATACGTTTAA
- a CDS encoding CoB--CoM heterodisulfide reductase iron-sulfur subunit B family protein, producing the protein MLSHTLKYAYFPGCVAQGACRELYQSTQALTQALGIELVELKKAACCGSGTFKEDSQLLEDTVNARNIALAEELNLPLLTHCSTCQGVIGHVNEHLKECKTSDPAYIQQVNGLLDKEGCSPYRGSTDVKHLLYALVTDYGLEEITKRVTRKLTGLKCAAFYGCYLLRAQKSMPYDDPFKPEAMENMFRAVGATPIYYRGRTQCCGWPLASYATTQSFKMAGMHIQDALTSGADCIVTPCPLCHLNLDSRQPEVEKVIQQKLGLPVLHLPQLIALALGVSPKELGLERHVVSTKPVLEKLGF; encoded by the coding sequence ATGCTATCTCACACCCTGAAATACGCTTACTTCCCCGGTTGTGTTGCCCAAGGGGCCTGTCGGGAACTTTACCAGTCAACTCAAGCGCTTACCCAAGCATTGGGCATTGAACTGGTTGAACTTAAAAAAGCTGCTTGCTGCGGTTCTGGCACATTTAAAGAAGATTCGCAACTGCTAGAAGATACAGTTAACGCCAGAAATATTGCCCTAGCAGAAGAATTAAATTTGCCCTTACTTACCCATTGCAGCACTTGTCAAGGTGTTATTGGCCATGTCAACGAACACCTGAAAGAATGTAAGACTTCTGACCCGGCGTACATTCAACAGGTTAATGGCTTGCTGGATAAAGAAGGCTGTTCGCCTTATCGCGGCAGTACCGACGTTAAACATCTTCTCTACGCCTTGGTAACAGATTACGGTTTAGAGGAAATTACCAAACGTGTCACCCGGAAGTTAACTGGATTAAAGTGTGCGGCTTTTTATGGCTGTTATCTCCTCCGCGCCCAAAAATCTATGCCCTATGATGACCCGTTCAAACCAGAAGCGATGGAAAATATGTTTCGGGCGGTGGGTGCAACACCAATTTATTACCGAGGCCGGACACAATGTTGTGGTTGGCCCCTGGCTAGCTATGCCACTACCCAATCTTTCAAGATGGCGGGGATGCATATTCAGGATGCTTTGACATCTGGTGCTGACTGTATAGTTACACCTTGTCCTCTGTGCCACTTAAATTTAGATTCGCGTCAGCCAGAGGTGGAAAAGGTGATTCAGCAGAAGCTAGGTTTACCAGTGTTGCATTTACCCCAGTTGATTGCTTTGGCACTTGGGGTGAGTCCAAAAGAACTGGGTTTAGAACGTCACGTTGTTTCCACCAAACCAGTGCTGGAAAAATTAGGATTTTAG
- a CDS encoding SMI1/KNR4 family protein, with the protein MINNIQELRERLLTSGIVKNEQELQGCTSEEIAYIESKYGVLPRTYREILGLLGHSAGKLVNRSEFEFYFDQIIKMNEWQREIGLEFINKEEEYTPLPENTFCISARNGDPWFIIADGQDDCSVYFLHENGTIKESSKSVMDWIEGFVEEAEYWIRKGLRYSTW; encoded by the coding sequence ATGATTAATAATATACAAGAATTAAGAGAGCGCTTGTTGACCAGTGGAATAGTAAAAAATGAACAAGAGCTACAAGGATGTACTTCAGAGGAAATTGCATACATTGAGAGTAAATATGGAGTTTTGCCAAGGACTTACAGGGAAATCTTAGGCTTACTTGGGCATAGTGCCGGAAAGCTTGTTAACAGATCGGAATTTGAGTTTTACTTCGATCAAATTATCAAAATGAATGAGTGGCAGCGAGAGATTGGCCTTGAGTTCATTAATAAAGAAGAAGAATATACGCCATTACCCGAAAATACTTTCTGTATAAGTGCTAGAAATGGAGATCCGTGGTTTATTATTGCCGATGGACAAGATGACTGTTCTGTTTATTTTCTACATGAAAATGGCACAATCAAAGAGTCCAGTAAATCTGTGATGGATTGGATAGAGGGATTTGTAGAAGAAGCTGAATATTGGATAAGGAAAGGACTGAGATATTCAACCTGGTAA
- the rd gene encoding rubredoxin: MAKYICTVCAYEYDPEVGDPDSDIAPGTAFENIADDWVCPTCGATKDQFELVE, from the coding sequence ATGGCAAAGTATATATGTACTGTTTGCGCCTATGAATATGACCCAGAAGTAGGCGATCCAGATAGCGATATAGCGCCGGGAACAGCATTTGAAAATATAGCAGATGATTGGGTATGTCCGACTTGTGGTGCCACAAAAGATCAATTTGAACTAGTTGAATAG
- a CDS encoding coiled-coil domain-containing protein — MNSEVEPLNSEVEPLNSEVEPLNSEVEALNSEVEPLNSEVEALNLEVEPLNSEVEPLNSEVEPLNSKCPVEKLKS; from the coding sequence TTGAACTCGGAAGTTGAGCCTTTGAACTCGGAAGTTGAGCCTTTGAACTCGGAAGTTGAGCCTTTGAACTCGGAAGTTGAGGCTCTGAACTCGGAAGTTGAACCTTTGAACTCGGAAGTTGAGGCTCTGAACTTGGAAGTTGAACCTTTGAACTCGGAAGTTGAACCTTTGAACTCGGAAGTTGAGCCTTTGAACTCGAAATGTCCAGTTGAGAAACTAAAATCCTAA
- a CDS encoding SRPBCC family protein, which yields MSASHISDSIIAGSDMAWSQDKQKLLVQGEILIETRSHKSWGGAVTAWMYVPMVRSQVWQQLTDYPRWVQYFPDITKSEISHKGEVKRLYQAAQKAFFFFTAQVEIYLNVVEVLGQQIQFRMEKGTFEDFNANLELKDCGNGTMLAYTVQATPLIPIPSIFIQQAMNLELPANMRKMRQVLCKSQNNS from the coding sequence ATGTCTGCGTCTCATATCTCAGACTCAATTATTGCAGGTTCAGATATGGCTTGGAGTCAAGACAAGCAAAAGTTGCTGGTACAGGGTGAAATTTTAATAGAAACGCGATCGCACAAAAGCTGGGGTGGCGCGGTAACAGCCTGGATGTATGTGCCGATGGTGCGATCGCAAGTCTGGCAGCAATTAACTGATTACCCCCGCTGGGTGCAATATTTTCCCGATATCACTAAAAGCGAGATATCACACAAAGGTGAAGTCAAACGCTTGTATCAAGCAGCACAAAAAGCCTTTTTCTTTTTCACAGCTCAAGTTGAAATCTACCTCAACGTTGTAGAAGTGCTGGGGCAACAAATCCAATTTCGCATGGAAAAAGGGACTTTTGAGGATTTTAATGCCAATTTAGAACTCAAAGATTGCGGTAACGGCACAATGCTTGCTTATACTGTGCAAGCTACACCTCTTATTCCAATTCCATCAATTTTCATTCAACAAGCAATGAATTTAGAGTTGCCTGCAAATATGCGTAAGATGCGACAAGTACTTTGTAAGAGTCAAAATAATTCGTAA